Proteins encoded within one genomic window of bacterium:
- a CDS encoding glycosyltransferase: protein MDPTPLKILQLRSHAGFYGVEKVVVELSAGLQAMGHRVTVGIIQHAQQRDSTFRSMVEKEGLACRLFTTVSPFDRHTIRQVSEFIKNEQPNIIHSHGYKADFVAWMAGRPLQASLISSCHPWLDTDDNRRAALYALIDKLILLRFDRVVAVSEQVRWECHVGPLRRRDIPVIANGVAMSSAVAAAETKSIRQELNIPCGHLLIGCVARLTREKGHLFLLKAFADVVRRTVSPAVLLLLGDGLEKEPLQQACQELGLQDRVHFLGHRADVPALLHQLDLFILPSLSEGIPMALLEAMAAAVPVLSTMVGGIPDILDHGQAGVLVPPGDAPALAAALLELIHDRTLREALAQRGHLRVETAFSRTSMCQRYAAQYAALLRQRNGGE from the coding sequence ATGGATCCAACTCCTCTCAAAATATTGCAGCTGCGCAGCCATGCCGGTTTCTACGGTGTTGAAAAAGTGGTGGTGGAACTGTCCGCCGGTCTGCAGGCCATGGGACACAGAGTGACGGTGGGAATCATTCAGCATGCACAGCAAAGGGATTCCACCTTCCGGTCTATGGTTGAAAAAGAAGGCTTAGCCTGCCGGCTTTTTACCACGGTTTCGCCTTTTGATCGGCACACCATCCGACAGGTGTCCGAGTTTATCAAAAACGAGCAGCCGAATATAATCCATTCACACGGCTACAAGGCGGATTTCGTCGCTTGGATGGCCGGCCGTCCGCTGCAGGCATCTTTGATCAGCTCTTGTCATCCCTGGTTGGACACTGATGACAATCGTCGCGCCGCGCTCTACGCCCTGATCGATAAGCTGATCCTGTTGCGATTCGACCGAGTGGTGGCTGTTTCCGAACAGGTTCGGTGGGAGTGCCATGTCGGTCCGTTGCGCCGACGCGACATCCCGGTGATCGCCAATGGAGTAGCCATGTCGTCGGCCGTTGCAGCGGCGGAGACAAAGAGTATCAGGCAGGAACTCAACATACCATGCGGTCATCTGCTCATCGGCTGTGTCGCCCGCCTTACCAGAGAAAAGGGTCACCTCTTTCTGCTCAAGGCCTTTGCCGATGTCGTTCGGCGAACCGTGAGCCCGGCTGTGCTGCTGTTGCTGGGGGACGGGTTAGAAAAAGAGCCGTTGCAGCAGGCCTGTCAAGAACTGGGCCTGCAGGATCGTGTGCACTTTCTCGGCCATCGCGCTGATGTCCCTGCTTTATTGCATCAACTGGATCTCTTTATACTTCCCTCGTTATCAGAGGGCATTCCCATGGCTCTGTTGGAAGCCATGGCCGCTGCTGTGCCGGTGCTCTCTACCATGGTCGGGGGCATTCCAGACATCCTGGATCACGGCCAGGCAGGAGTGCTCGTGCCGCCGGGCGATGCGCCGGCACTGGCTGCCGCTTTGCTGGAACTGATCCATGATCGAACCCTGCGTGAGGCCCTGGCTCAGCGCGGCCATTTGCGCGTTGAAACCGCTTTTTCCCGCACCTCCATGTGTCAGCGCTACGCAGCGCAGTATGCCGCTCTGCTCCGGCAGCGGAATGGAGGGGAATGA